From a single Piliocolobus tephrosceles isolate RC106 chromosome 21, ASM277652v3, whole genome shotgun sequence genomic region:
- the EIF3G gene encoding eukaryotic translation initiation factor 3 subunit G: MPTGDFDSKPSWADQVEEEGEDDKCVTSELLKGIPLATGDTSPEPELLPGAPLPPPKEVINGNIKTVTEYKIDEDGKKFKIVRTFRIETRKASKAVARRKNWKKFGNSEFDPPGPNVATTTVSDDVSMTFITSKEDLNCQEEEDPMNKLKGQKIVSCRICKGDHWTTRCPYKDTLGPMQKELAEQLGLSTGEKEKLPGELEPVQATQNKTGKYVPPSLRDGASRRGESMQPNRRADDNATIRVTNLSEDTRETDLQELFRPFGSISRIYLAKDKTTGQSKGFAFISFHRREDAARAIAGVSGFGYDHLILNVEWAKPSTN, translated from the exons ATGCCTACTGGAGACTTTGA TTCGAAGCCCAGTTGGGCCGAccaggtggaggaggagggggaggacg ACAAATGTGTCACCAGCGAGCTCCTCAAGGGGATCCCTCTGGCCACTGGCGACACCAGCCCAGAGCCAGAGCTACTGCCGGGAG CTCCACTGCCGCCTCCCAAGGAGGTCATCAACGGAAACATAAAGACAGTGACAGAGTACAAGATAGATGAGGATGGCAAGAAGTTCAAG ATTGTCCGCACCTTCAGGATTGAGACCCGGAAGGCTTCAAAGGCTGTTGCAAGGAGGAAG AACTGGAAGAAGTTCGGGAACTCAGAGTTTGACCCCCCGGGACCCAATGTGGCCACCACCACCGTCAGTGATGATGTCTCTATGACGTTCATCACCAGCAAAGAG GACCTGAACtgccaggaggaggaggaccCCATGAACAAACTCAAGGGCCAGAAGATCGTGTCTTGTCGCATCTGCAAGGGCGACCACTGGACCACCCGCTGCCCCTACAAGGACACGCTGGGCCCCATGCAGAAGGAGCTGGCCGAGCAGCTGGGCCTGTCTACCGGCGAGAAGGAGAAGCTGCCGGGAG AGCTGGAGCCGGTGCAGGCCACACAGAACAAGACAGGGAAgtacgtgccaccaagcctgcgCGACGGGGCCAGCCGCCGTGGGGAGTCCATGCAGCCCAACCGCAGAG CTGACGACAACGCCACCATCCGTGTCACCAACTTGTCAGAGGACACGCGGGAGACCGACCTGCAGGAGCTCTTCCGGCCTTTCGGCTCCATTTCCCGCATCTACCTGGCTAAGGACAAGACCACCGGCCAGTCCAAG GGCTTCGCCTTCATCAGCTTCCACCGCCGCGAGGATGCCGCGCGTGCCATCGCTGGGGTGTCCGGCTTCGGCTATGACCACCTCATTCTCAATGTCGAGTGGGCCAA GCCATCCACCAACTAA
- the LOC111527716 gene encoding P2Y purinoceptor 11, with product MAANVSDAKSCPANFSAAAEHILSGFQEDFLWPILVVEFLVAVASNGLALYRFSTREQRPWYPAVVFSVQLAVSDLLCALTLPPLAAYLYPPKHWRYGEATCRLERFLFTCNLLGSVIFITCISLNRYLGIVHPFFTHSHLRPKHAWAVSAAGWVLAALLAMPTLSLSHLKRPQQGVGNCSVARPEACIKCLGTADHRLEAYRTYSLALAGLGCGLPLLLTLAAYGALGRAVLRSPGMTVAEKLRVAALVASGVALYASSYVPYHVTHLLNVDARRRWSTRCPSFADVAQATAALELGPYVGYQVMRGLMPLAFCVHPLLYMAAVPSLGCCRQHCPGYKDSWNPEDAKITGQALPLNATAAPKPSEPQSHELSS from the exons ATGGCAGCCAACGTCTCGG ATGCCAAGTCCTGCCCTGCCAACTTCTCGGCAGCTGCCGAGCACATCCTCAGTGGGTTCCAGGAAGACTTCCTGTGGCCCATACTGGTGGTTGAGTTCCTGGTGGCCGTGGCCAGCAATGGCCTGGCCTTGTACCGCTTCAGCACCCGGGAGCAGCGCCCATGGTACCCCGCTGTGGTCTTCTCAGTCCAGCTGGCAGTCAGTGACCTGCTCTGCGCCCTGACGCTGCCCCCACTGGCCGCCTACCTCTATCCCCCTAAGCACTGGCGCTATGGGGAGGCCACATGCCGCCTGGAGCGCTTCCTCTTCACCTGCAACCTGCTGGGCAGCGTCATCTTCATCACCTGCATCAGCCTCAACCGCTACCTGGGCATTGTGCACCCCTTCTTCACCCACAGCCACCTGCGGCCCAAGCACGCCTGGGCCGTGAGCGCCGCCGGCTGGGTCCTGGCCGCCCTGCTGGCCATGCCCACACTCAGCCTCTCCCACCTGAAGAGGCCACAGCAGGGGGTGGGCAACTGCAGCGTGGCCAGGCCCGAGGCCTGCATCAAGTGTCTGGGGACAGCAGACCACAGGCTGGAGGCCTACAGAACATACAGCCTGGCACTGGCGGGGCTGGGCTGCGGCCTGCCACTGCTGCTCACGCTGGCAGCCTATGGCGCCCTCGGGCGGGCCGTGCTACGCAGCCCGGGCATGACCGTGGCTGAGAAGCTGCGCGTGGCGGCACTGGTGGCCAGTGGCGTGGCCCTCTACGCCAGCTCCTACGTGCCCTATCACGTCACGCATCTGCTCAACGTGGATGCTCGGCGGCGCTGGAGCACCCGCTGCCCGAGCTTTGCAGACGTGGCCCAGGCCACAGCAGCCCTGGAGCTGGGACCCTATGTGGGCTACCAGGTGATGCGGGGCCTCATGCCCCTGGCCTTCTGTGTCCACCCACTGCTCTACATGGCCGCGGTGCCCAGCCTGGGTTGCTGCCGCCAACACTGCCCTGGCTACAAGGACAGCTGGAACCCAGAAGATGCCAAGATCACTGGCCAAGCCCTGCCCCTCAATGCCACAGCCGCCCCTAAACCGTCGGAGCCCCAGTCCCATGAGCTGAGCTCGTGA
- the PPAN gene encoding suppressor of SWI4 1 homolog, giving the protein MGQSGRSRHQKRARAQAQLRNLEAYAANPHSFVFTRGCTGRNIRQLSLDVRRVMEPLTASRLQVRKKNSLKDCVAVAGPLGVTHFLILSKTETSVYFKLMRLPGGPTLTFQVKKYSLVRDVVSSLRRHRMHEQQFAHPPLLVLNSFGPHGMHVKLMATMFQNLFPSINVHKVNLNTIKRCLLIDYNPDSQELDFRHYSIKVVPVGASRGMKKLLQEKFPNMSRLQDISELLATGAGLSESEAEPDGDHNITELPQAVAGRGNMRAQQSAVRLTEIGPRMTLQLIKVQEGVGEGKVMFHSFVRKTEEELQAILEAKEKKLQLKAQRQAQQAQNVQRKQEQREAHRKRSLEGMKKARVGHGDGEASGIPSRTASLGLGEEDDDQEDDDIEYFCQAVGEAPSEDLFPEAKRKRPAKSPGRKRRETDRGRGRLCDRKFPKPKDKPQGSQTRRGPRGASRDGGRGGGRGRSRKRVA; this is encoded by the exons ATGGGACAGTCAGGGAGG TCCCGGCACCAGAAGCGCGCCCGCGCTCAGGCGCAGCTCCGCAACCTCGAGGCCTATGCCGCGAACCCGCACTCGTTCGTGTTCACGCGGGGCTGTACGGGTCGCAACATCCGGCAGCTCAGCCTGGACGTGCGGCGGGTCATGGAGCCGCTCACTGCCAGCCGTCTGCAG GTTCGTAAGAAGAACTCACTGAAAGACTGTGTGGCAGTGGCTGGGCCCCTCGGGGTCACACACTTTCTGATCCTGAGCAAAACAGAGACCAGTGTCTACTTT aAGTTGATGCGCCTCCCAGGAGgccccaccttgaccttccaggtCAAGAAG TACTCACTGGTGCGTGATGTGGTCTCCTCATTGCGCCGGCACCGCATGCACGAGCAGCAGTTTGCCCACCCACCCCTCCTGGTACTCAACAGCTTTGGCCCCCACGGCATGCATGTGAAGCTCATGGCCACCATGTTCCAGAACCTGTTCCCCTCCATCAACGTGCACAAG GTGAACCTGAACACCATCAAGCGCTGCCTGCTCATTGACTACAACCCCGACTCCCAGGAGCTGGACTTCCGCCACTA TAGCATCAAAGTCGTTCCTGTGGGCGCGAGTCGCGGGATGAAGAAGCTTCTCCAGGAAAAGTTCCCCAACATGAGCCGCCTGCAGGACATCAGCGAGCTGCTGGCCAC GGGCGCGGGGCTGTCGGAGAGCGAGGCAGAGCCTGATGGCGACCACAACATCACAGAGCTGCCTCAGGCTGTTGCTGGCCGTGGCAACATGCGAGCCCAGCAGAGTGCAGTGCGGCTCACTGAG ATCGGCCCGCGGATGACATTGCAGCTCATCAAGGTCCAGGAGGGCGTCGGGGAGGGCAAAGTGATGTTCCACAGTTTCG TGCGCAAGACGGAGGAGGAGCTGCAGGCCATCCTGGAAGCCAAGGAGAAGAAACTGCAGCTGAAGGCACAGAGGCAGGCCCAGCAGGCCCAGAACGTGCAGCGCAAGCAGGAGCAGCGGGAGGCCCACAG GAAGAGGAGCCTGGAGGGCATGAAGAAGGCACGGGTCGGGCATGGTGATGGAGAGGCCTCTGGGATCCCTTCAAGGACGGCGAGCCTGGGGTTGGGTGAGGAGGACGATGACCAGGAAGATGATGACATCGAGTATTTCTGCCAGGCGGTCGGCGAGGCGCCTAGTGAAG ACCTGTTCCCCGAGGCCAAGCGGAAACGGCCTGCCAAGTCTCCAGGCCGGAAGCGGCGGGAAACAGATCGAGGCAGGGGTCGTCTTTGTGACCGGAAGTTTCCCAAGCCCAAGGACAAGCCTCAGGGGTCCCAGACCAGGCGGGGGCCCAGAGGGGCTTCCAGGGATGGTGGGCGAGGCGGGGGCCGGGGCCGCTCACGGAAGAGAGTGGCCTGA